Proteins found in one Aspergillus chevalieri M1 DNA, chromosome 2, nearly complete sequence genomic segment:
- the TAE1_1 gene encoding N-terminal protein methyltransferase (BUSCO:EOG09262SWJ;~COG:S;~EggNog:ENOG410PHK6;~InterPro:IPR008576,IPR029063;~PFAM:PF05891;~go_function: GO:0008168 - methyltransferase activity [Evidence IEA];~go_process: GO:0006480 - N-terminal protein amino acid methylation [Evidence IEA]): MLDNTSKQKATPDSLINRDASIKYWNDMPATAGGMLAMIGSYPWYTRIDLRGSKAFLAKARRLVPGCSTEGKIKQAVDCGAGVGRVTEGFLSHVCETVDAVEPVAKFTDVIHESQLKKDDAVGDIYTMGIEDWYPEKKYDLIWTQWCVGHLTDVQLVDYIVRCREALNETGILVLKENLSTDFGGEDMYDDEDSSVTRTDEKFRKIFKETGMNVIISEIQGGIPKTMNLLPVRMYALRPMS, from the coding sequence ATGCTCGACAATACTTCGAAACAAAAAGCAACTCCCGACTCCCTCATCAACCGCGATGCCTCGATAAAATACTGGAACGACATGCCCGCAACCGCAGGCGGCATGCTCGCCATGATCGGCTCGTATCCTTGGTATACCCGCATTGACCTCCGCGGCTCAAAAGCCTTCCTCGCCAAAGCCCGTCGCTTGGTACCTGGATGCTCAACAGAGGGCAAGATAAAGCAAGCTGTTGACTGTGGTGCGGGAGTTGGGCGCGTGACGGAGGGCTTCCTCAGCCATGTGTGCGAGACGGTTGATGCGGTGGAGCCGGTAGCTAAGTTTACAGACGTCATACACGAGAGTCAATTAAAAAAGGACGACGCTGTGGGGGATATATACACAATGGGTATTGAGGATTGGTATCCGGAGAAGAAATACGATTTAATCTGGACGCAGTGGTGCGTGGGACATTTGACTGATGTGCAGTTGGTTGATTATATCGTGCGGTGTCGGGAGGCTTTGAATGAGACGGGAATACTGGTATTGAAGGAGAACCTGTCGACGGATTTCGGTGGTGAGGATatgtatgatgatgaggatagCAGCGTGACGAGGACGGATGAGAAGTTTCGGAAGATCTTCAAGGAGACTGGGATGAATGTCATCATATCGGAGATTCAGGGTGGCATTCCGAAGACGATGAACCTGCTACCGGTTAGGATGTATGCTTTGCGGCCGATGAGCTGA
- a CDS encoding uncharacterized protein (COG:S;~EggNog:ENOG410PYBK;~SECRETED:SignalP(1-24)) — protein sequence MSNMNRRLGTKLIGFLALLSQNPGLPPATRDQATYITASYSEHRNVYRLMAQISALSNGETVINTSHRTRSMAEDRHAPASRFGVCLQALMTDFRITPTVPDFEGHPIELYSILDPVIESWMSGEQEFEFHRALLSMERRANEHLAHLTKKYGYHFIFRIGLQQYYMTRTVAEKINFWRHDPRKTDDLVQAQKLCYDAFERQLRLNEAEKMILIQVTNSSSRDAKMFWRWLEDNRVAYFAMQTCITLLDKLGNEDTKAANKAI from the exons ATGTCTAATATGAACCGCCGCCTCGGCACCAAGCTTATCGGTTTCCTCGCCCTTCTGTCTCAGAACCCAGGTCTTCCGCCAGCGACTAGGGACCAGGCCACTTACATTACCGCTTCGTACTCTGAACACAGAAACGTATACCGACTGATGGCCCAGATCTCTGCTCTGAGCAATGGGGAGACGGTGATCAATACCTCTCATAGAACCAGGTCGATGGCAGAGGACAGACACGCTCCTGCCTCCCGCTTTGGAGTATGCCTGCAAGCTCTTATGACCGACTTTCGCATCACTCCAACTGTTCCAGACTTTGAAGGCCATCCCATTGAACTCTACAGTATCCTTGACCCTGTCATCGAGAGCTGGATGAGTGGGGAACAGGAGTTTGAGTTTCACAGAGCCCTTCTTTCAATGGAGAGGAGAGCGAACGAACACCTTGCCCATCTTACAAAAAAATATGGCTACCACTTCATTTTCAGAATTGGTCTCCAGCAGTACTACATGAC GCGTACTGTCGCTGAGAAGATCAACTTCTGGCGACATGACCCTCGCAAAACCGACGACCTTGTTCAggcccagaagctctgctaCGATGCATTTGAACGCCAGCTCCGTCTGAATGAAGCCGAAAAGATGATTTTGATACAGGTCACCAACTCCTCGAGTCGGGATGCGAAGATGTTCT GGCGTTGGCTAGAAGACAACCGTGTGGCCTACTTTGCAATGCAAACCTGCATCACGTTGCTGGACAAGCTTGGCAACGAGGACACCAAAGCTGCGAACAAAGCCATTTGA